A region of Sphingomonas crusticola DNA encodes the following proteins:
- a CDS encoding MOSC domain-containing protein yields the protein MNGRVIAVASDPSHAFSKQRAPEIQLVAGLGVAGDAHAGVTVKHRSRVAADPTQPNLRQVHLIPSELLGELETKGFKIAPADLGENITTSGLDLLSMPQGTLLRVGEAAVLKVTGLRNPCAQIERFQPGLLAAVLGRGPNNELIRKAGIMAVVQTGGTVRVGDLVDVHLPPLPHQPLERV from the coding sequence ATGAACGGTCGGGTCATTGCCGTCGCCAGCGATCCTAGCCACGCTTTCTCGAAGCAACGCGCGCCCGAGATCCAGCTGGTTGCCGGGCTGGGGGTGGCGGGAGATGCGCATGCGGGGGTCACGGTCAAGCACCGCTCGCGGGTCGCTGCGGATCCGACGCAGCCCAATTTACGCCAAGTGCATTTGATTCCTTCCGAGCTGTTGGGCGAACTCGAGACGAAAGGTTTCAAAATCGCCCCTGCCGATCTTGGGGAAAATATCACCACCTCGGGGCTCGACCTGCTTTCAATGCCGCAAGGCACCTTACTTCGCGTCGGTGAGGCGGCGGTGCTTAAGGTGACGGGGCTACGAAACCCCTGTGCGCAAATCGAGCGCTTCCAACCCGGCTTGCTTGCAGCGGTACTCGGCCGGGGCCCGAATAACGAGCTGATCCGGAAGGCCGGGATCATGGCGGTCGTGCAGACTGGCGGCACGGTTCGAGTTGGGGATCTGGTAGACGTTCACCTGCCGCCCCTGCCCCACCAGCCGCTGGAACGAGTCTAG
- the ccmD gene encoding heme exporter protein CcmD: MSAALDAWPFVLAAYAVTIGGTAALLGWSLMALRRAEARANALNRRRDD; the protein is encoded by the coding sequence ATGAGTGCGGCGCTCGATGCATGGCCATTCGTGCTTGCCGCCTATGCGGTGACGATCGGCGGTACCGCCGCCTTGCTGGGCTGGAGCCTGATGGCGCTGCGGCGTGCCGAAGCGCGCGCCAATGCGCTGAATCGCCGGCGAGACGACTGA
- the era gene encoding GTPase Era, producing the protein MSQHCGLIAVVGAPNAGKSTLVNALVGQKVAIVSPKAQTTRARLLGIAIEGESQLLLVDTPGIFDPRRRLDRAMVAAAWSGADGADLIALVIDAKGRFNSPARAVVDAVAARAEPKIVILNKVDVADKEPMLGLAAELQAMLDPEAIYFVSALSGDGIPQLKAELAKRVPEGPWHFPEDQVSDASERMLAAEVTREQLYLQLRAELPYDSAVETEKYEEKKDGSVAIHQQILVARDTQRAIILGHRGARLKEIGQKAREELTRITGQKVHLFLHVKVNPRWEEDRDLYKDIGLDWVE; encoded by the coding sequence ATGAGCCAGCATTGTGGCCTGATCGCCGTCGTCGGCGCGCCTAACGCCGGCAAATCGACCCTGGTCAATGCGCTGGTCGGGCAAAAGGTGGCGATCGTAAGCCCGAAGGCGCAGACCACCCGCGCGCGCCTCCTCGGGATCGCGATCGAAGGCGAATCGCAGCTGCTGCTGGTCGACACGCCGGGCATCTTCGATCCCCGTCGCCGACTGGACCGGGCAATGGTGGCTGCCGCGTGGAGTGGCGCTGACGGCGCGGACCTGATCGCACTCGTGATCGATGCCAAAGGCCGCTTCAACAGCCCGGCTCGCGCGGTTGTCGATGCCGTCGCGGCGCGCGCCGAGCCCAAGATCGTCATCCTCAACAAGGTTGATGTCGCCGACAAGGAGCCGATGCTGGGGCTGGCCGCCGAGCTGCAGGCGATGCTGGACCCCGAAGCGATCTACTTCGTATCCGCTCTTTCGGGTGACGGCATACCCCAGCTCAAGGCCGAGCTCGCCAAGCGAGTGCCCGAAGGCCCCTGGCACTTCCCTGAGGATCAGGTCTCCGATGCGTCGGAACGGATGCTCGCCGCCGAGGTCACGCGCGAACAGCTTTACCTCCAGCTGCGCGCCGAATTGCCGTACGACAGTGCGGTCGAAACCGAGAAATATGAGGAAAAGAAGGATGGGTCCGTCGCGATCCATCAGCAAATCCTGGTCGCACGCGACACGCAGCGCGCGATCATCCTGGGCCATCGCGGCGCACGCCTGAAGGAAATTGGCCAGAAAGCGCGCGAGGAGCTGACGCGCATCACCGGTCAGAAGGTCCATCTCTTCCTGCACGTGAAGGTGAACCCGCGCTGGGAAGAGGACCGCGATCTCTACAAGGACATTGGGCTCGACTGGGTGGAGTAG
- the ccmE gene encoding cytochrome c maturation protein CcmE, with translation MKAKNQRLTLALLALVAVIGAGLLAMSALKDQAAYFYTPGDVVRDHVQPGTAVRLGGMVEKGSLKRLADGVTILFVVTDNQASVPVRFAGIVPALFREGSGVVADGQFDTGGQFLADTILAKHDERYMPPEVAKSLQGEAVHKSESLKK, from the coding sequence ATGAAAGCGAAGAACCAGCGGCTGACGCTGGCATTGCTGGCACTGGTGGCAGTGATCGGGGCCGGGCTGCTCGCCATGAGCGCGCTCAAGGATCAGGCCGCCTATTTCTACACGCCGGGAGATGTCGTGCGCGACCATGTCCAGCCGGGTACGGCGGTGCGGCTCGGCGGCATGGTTGAGAAAGGGTCGCTCAAGCGGCTGGCCGATGGAGTCACCATCCTGTTCGTCGTGACCGATAATCAAGCGAGCGTGCCGGTACGCTTTGCGGGCATCGTTCCCGCCTTGTTTCGTGAGGGGTCGGGCGTGGTCGCCGACGGCCAGTTCGACACCGGCGGTCAATTTTTGGCGGACACGATTCTAGCAAAGCACGATGAGCGCTATATGCCGCCTGAGGTGGCCAAGAGCCTGCAGGGCGAGGCAGTTCACAAGAGCGAGAGCTTGAAGAAATGA
- the ccmC gene encoding heme ABC transporter permease CcmC → MHRFANPARFTRIARPLTAWFGWAGMILVAIALGGGLLVTPRDYLQGDTVRIIYIHVPAAWLGMAGWGGIAAASFAQLVWRHPLAHVAARATAVPGATFAAICLISGSIWGRPTWGTWWEWDGRLTSMLVLFFLYLAYIALANAAGREEGGQRIAAIFGLVGAINLPVIHYSVLWWRTLHQGESIGLRGSTIDNSMLWPIPLAVLGFSLIFLSVVLMRMRTLLADAKVEARMRRLASS, encoded by the coding sequence ATGCACCGCTTTGCCAATCCTGCCCGCTTCACGCGCATCGCGCGCCCGCTGACCGCCTGGTTCGGCTGGGCCGGCATGATATTGGTGGCGATTGCGCTTGGCGGTGGTCTGCTCGTGACGCCGCGCGATTATCTCCAGGGCGATACTGTTCGTATCATCTACATCCATGTGCCCGCAGCCTGGCTCGGCATGGCCGGATGGGGTGGGATAGCCGCGGCGAGTTTCGCGCAACTGGTCTGGCGGCATCCATTGGCACATGTCGCCGCGCGTGCAACCGCCGTGCCGGGGGCGACCTTCGCTGCAATCTGCCTGATCAGCGGATCGATCTGGGGCCGTCCCACCTGGGGAACCTGGTGGGAATGGGACGGCCGGCTGACCTCGATGCTGGTGCTGTTCTTCCTCTATCTGGCTTATATCGCGCTGGCCAATGCAGCGGGGCGCGAGGAAGGCGGGCAACGTATCGCCGCGATCTTCGGATTGGTCGGCGCGATCAATTTGCCGGTTATCCATTATTCGGTGCTTTGGTGGCGCACGCTCCACCAAGGGGAGAGCATCGGCCTGCGCGGATCGACCATCGACAATTCGATGCTGTGGCCGATCCCGTTGGCGGTGCTCGGCTTCAGCCTGATCTTCCTGAGCGTCGTGCTGATGCGCATGCGGACGCTGCTTGCCGATGCCAAGGTAGAGGCGCGGATGCGCCGGTTGGCGTCGTCATGA
- a CDS encoding Glu/Leu/Phe/Val family dehydrogenase: MPSLWDLPDFDAHEGVHFFSDPASDLRAIIAIHSTHLGPAAGGTRLWHYAEAGDAVTDALRLSRGMSFKNAMAGLPVGGGKGVILADAARTKTPAMLAAFGRAIESLGGRYVTAEDVGMGEADLVAIGRETRHVSGLPVGEGRAGGDPGPSTAMGVFLGVKAAIRQALGKDSAQGVHVAIQGVGSVGGGLARLLAGEGARLTLADVDRARAERLAAELGGATVDAAEILSAEADVVSPCALGAVLTAESIAALRTPIVAGGANNQLATPEDGDRLHARNILYAPDYVINAGGIINVTLEYLGQGDRAEVEARLRQIPGRLETIWAESAASGDTAARVADRMAMALIGRG; this comes from the coding sequence ATGCCTTCCTTGTGGGACCTGCCTGACTTCGACGCTCACGAAGGCGTCCATTTCTTTTCCGATCCGGCGTCGGATCTGCGCGCGATCATTGCGATCCATTCGACCCACCTTGGCCCCGCGGCGGGGGGGACACGCTTGTGGCATTACGCCGAGGCCGGCGATGCGGTCACCGATGCGCTGCGCCTGTCGCGCGGGATGAGCTTCAAGAACGCGATGGCCGGGCTGCCGGTGGGTGGCGGAAAGGGCGTTATCCTGGCGGATGCGGCGCGGACCAAGACTCCGGCCATGCTGGCCGCGTTCGGCCGCGCGATCGAGTCGCTGGGCGGACGCTACGTCACCGCGGAGGATGTCGGCATGGGCGAGGCCGATCTGGTGGCGATCGGCCGCGAGACGCGCCACGTATCCGGGCTGCCGGTGGGCGAGGGCCGCGCAGGCGGCGATCCCGGACCGTCCACCGCAATGGGCGTGTTCCTGGGTGTGAAGGCGGCGATCAGGCAGGCGCTCGGCAAGGACAGCGCGCAGGGCGTGCATGTCGCGATCCAGGGCGTCGGCTCGGTCGGCGGCGGTCTGGCGCGGTTACTTGCGGGCGAAGGCGCGCGGCTGACACTTGCCGACGTCGATCGTGCTCGCGCCGAGAGGCTCGCGGCCGAACTTGGCGGCGCCACGGTGGACGCAGCCGAGATCCTTTCGGCCGAGGCCGACGTCGTCAGCCCGTGTGCGCTTGGTGCTGTTCTGACGGCCGAATCGATAGCCGCGCTGCGAACTCCCATTGTGGCAGGCGGCGCCAACAACCAGCTAGCGACGCCCGAGGACGGCGACCGGCTACATGCGCGGAACATCCTCTACGCCCCCGATTATGTGATCAATGCCGGCGGGATCATCAACGTGACGCTGGAATATCTGGGCCAGGGCGACCGCGCCGAGGTCGAAGCACGGCTCCGGCAAATACCGGGGCGGCTCGAAACGATCTGGGCGGAGAGCGCCGCTAGCGGCGACACCGCCGCGCGTGTGGCAGACCGTATGGCGATGGCGCTGATCGGCCGCGGCTAA
- a CDS encoding thiamine pyrophosphate-binding protein, producing MMAQTVAELLVDTLAKIGVTQIFGIVGDALNPFTDALRRDGRIEWIGVRHEEGAALAAAGQAKLTGRLAVCCGTTGPGGNHLIPGLYEARKDHAPVLAISGNVSSEQRGTDYLQEDDPVALFNDVAVYSQLLASPAQAPAVFHQAIAEAYGARGVAHISVPPDVFAAKAPGPVPSLATLRERPEVAPAAADIDATLAIIAAAETVAIFCGNGCHGAKAELAALSDRLHAPLMHTYRGKDIMAYDYPRWIGGVGLIGGRPGVDALHNADLMLMLGTDYPYSDFLPKKGRVVQIDERAFALGRRTPIALGVVGSVRPALQMLLERLPQRGDRAFFDRVAADRADWNAMLDRKADPPRSKDLIHPQAVARLVSDYANDDAVFVTDTGEVTLWAANWTRQRGTQRISGSFNNAAVGTGLGIANGIQALDRNRQVILHVGDGGMVMLLGEFMTAVEHKLPIKAVVYDNAGWGLVHLEMEGAGNPATKGSTFANPDFAALARACGAQGFVARDPARLEESVRGFLAAPGPAILHAVVDAAEIPTMPHIEVGQAWKFGIAKAKETWAHLTGSEVA from the coding sequence ATGATGGCGCAGACTGTGGCGGAACTGCTTGTCGACACGCTTGCCAAGATTGGTGTGACACAGATTTTCGGGATCGTGGGCGATGCGCTCAATCCGTTCACCGATGCGCTGCGCCGCGATGGACGGATCGAGTGGATCGGCGTTCGCCACGAGGAAGGCGCGGCCCTGGCGGCGGCCGGTCAAGCCAAGCTGACCGGCCGGCTCGCGGTGTGTTGCGGCACGACTGGGCCCGGCGGCAATCATCTCATTCCCGGCCTCTACGAGGCGCGCAAGGATCATGCGCCCGTGCTCGCGATTTCCGGCAACGTGTCGAGCGAGCAGCGCGGAACCGACTATCTGCAGGAGGACGATCCGGTTGCTCTGTTCAACGATGTCGCGGTCTATTCGCAGCTGCTCGCCAGTCCTGCGCAGGCCCCAGCGGTGTTTCACCAGGCGATCGCGGAGGCTTATGGGGCGCGTGGGGTCGCCCACATCTCGGTGCCGCCCGACGTGTTCGCTGCCAAGGCGCCGGGCCCGGTGCCAAGCCTCGCTACTCTGCGCGAACGACCCGAAGTCGCGCCGGCGGCTGCCGACATCGATGCGACGCTGGCGATAATCGCCGCGGCCGAAACGGTAGCCATATTCTGCGGCAACGGATGTCATGGGGCTAAGGCCGAATTGGCCGCCTTGTCGGATCGCCTCCATGCACCGCTGATGCACACGTACCGCGGCAAGGATATCATGGCCTATGATTACCCGCGCTGGATCGGCGGCGTCGGCCTGATCGGCGGTCGGCCGGGTGTAGACGCGCTCCACAATGCCGATCTGATGCTGATGCTCGGCACGGATTATCCCTATTCCGATTTCCTGCCCAAGAAGGGCAGAGTCGTGCAGATCGACGAGCGGGCGTTTGCGCTCGGTCGGCGGACACCGATCGCGCTGGGTGTGGTGGGGTCGGTCCGCCCGGCGCTGCAGATGCTGCTCGAACGCCTGCCGCAGCGCGGCGACCGCGCCTTTTTCGACAGGGTGGCCGCCGATCGTGCCGACTGGAACGCGATGCTCGACAGGAAGGCCGATCCCCCGCGCAGCAAGGACCTGATCCATCCGCAGGCGGTCGCGCGGCTGGTGAGCGATTATGCGAACGACGACGCGGTATTCGTCACCGACACGGGCGAAGTGACGTTATGGGCCGCTAATTGGACCCGCCAGCGCGGTACCCAGCGCATTTCCGGTTCGTTCAACAATGCCGCCGTCGGCACAGGGCTCGGTATTGCCAATGGCATCCAGGCGCTGGACCGCAACCGGCAGGTAATCCTTCATGTCGGTGACGGCGGCATGGTAATGTTGCTCGGCGAGTTCATGACGGCGGTCGAGCACAAGTTGCCGATCAAGGCAGTGGTTTACGACAATGCCGGCTGGGGTCTTGTCCATCTGGAAATGGAGGGCGCGGGTAATCCAGCCACCAAGGGTTCGACCTTTGCCAATCCCGATTTTGCGGCCCTTGCCCGTGCCTGCGGCGCGCAGGGGTTCGTCGCCCGCGATCCCGCAAGGCTTGAGGAAAGCGTGCGCGGCTTCCTTGCCGCGCCCGGACCGGCGATCCTGCACGCGGTGGTTGATGCCGCCGAAATCCCGACGATGCCGCATATCGAGGTCGGCCAGGCGTGGAAGTTCGGGATCGCCAAGGCGAAGGAAACATGGGCGCATCTGACCGGCAGCGAGGTAGCGTGA
- a CDS encoding ATP-dependent DNA ligase, translated as MSLVIDIRTRAAGTCIHGCGSNPMAQPKPSIAPMEARLVDILPQGPGWIYEPKWDGFRCIAYRHGEAVTLVSKSGKPLGRYFPEVIAMLETLDERYFILDGELTIATGDSLSFAALQARLHPAESRIRKLSMETPAQFILFDCLSLGSRDLGGLPFAERRAALESFCAGTRLERLLLSPATTDARQAESWLARAGTALDGVVAKRLDLAYQPGVRAMAKLKQHRTADCVVGGFRYAGDTRKAVGSLLLGLFDDGGRLNHVGFTSSFDAAEKKRLLEVVEPLIGPPGFTGDAPGGPSRWSTDRSVEWQPLRHELVVEVRYDQVTGCRFRHGTTFLRWRPDKAAEQCRMDQLARELKPAELEELLGL; from the coding sequence ATGAGCCTTGTTATCGATATCCGGACCCGGGCGGCCGGAACCTGCATCCACGGCTGCGGTTCGAACCCTATGGCCCAGCCCAAACCGTCCATCGCGCCCATGGAAGCGCGGCTTGTCGATATCCTGCCCCAAGGTCCGGGCTGGATCTACGAGCCCAAATGGGATGGCTTTCGCTGTATCGCCTACCGCCACGGCGAGGCCGTCACGTTGGTGTCGAAGTCGGGCAAGCCGCTTGGCCGATACTTCCCTGAGGTCATTGCGATGCTGGAGACGCTTGATGAGCGCTACTTCATTCTCGACGGTGAGCTGACGATCGCGACCGGCGACAGCCTGTCCTTCGCCGCGCTTCAGGCGCGGCTGCATCCCGCGGAAAGCCGTATCCGTAAGCTTTCGATGGAAACCCCGGCCCAGTTCATCCTGTTCGACTGCTTGTCGCTGGGCAGCCGCGACCTGGGCGGGCTGCCATTTGCGGAACGACGCGCGGCACTGGAATCGTTCTGCGCGGGGACTAGGCTGGAACGCCTACTGCTGTCGCCGGCTACTACCGACGCCCGTCAGGCGGAAAGCTGGCTGGCCCGAGCCGGCACCGCGCTGGATGGCGTCGTCGCGAAGCGGCTCGACCTCGCTTATCAACCTGGGGTGCGTGCCATGGCGAAGCTCAAGCAGCACCGCACGGCGGACTGCGTCGTCGGCGGTTTTCGCTATGCCGGCGATACACGCAAGGCAGTCGGATCGCTCCTGCTGGGTCTCTTCGACGATGGCGGCCGGCTCAACCATGTCGGCTTCACCTCCTCGTTCGACGCGGCCGAGAAGAAAAGGCTGCTGGAGGTAGTCGAGCCGTTGATCGGGCCACCCGGCTTTACCGGCGATGCACCGGGCGGCCCCAGCCGCTGGTCAACCGATCGCTCGGTGGAATGGCAGCCGCTACGGCACGAACTGGTGGTCGAGGTACGCTACGATCAGGTGACCGGCTGCCGGTTCCGCCACGGCACCACCTTCTTGCGCTGGCGTCCCGACAAGGCCGCCGAACAATGCCGGATGGACCAGCTCGCCCGGGAGCTGAAACCGGCCGAGCTGGAAGAATTGCTCGGCCTCTGA
- a CDS encoding DMT family transporter codes for MRITAATAFALMAALLKAASERGVTTPEMIFYRNGWSLLVVSIWLSLGPGWAAVKTRAPLAHLTRSVVGLVSMLFTFGALALLPLGEATTLTYAAPIIATLLSGLLLKEKIGIRRWAAVAVGFAGVLLIAHPGNGAAPVGILVGVAAAFGQSAVMITVRQISQTENVAAIVFWFSVFTTIAGAAMLPFFGQGHDRLTYLLLALCGLCGGIGQLTMTASLRYAPVSVVVPFDYLQIVWGITIGWLVFLTPATPLVFAGAALIAGSGIYTAYREGARGKEPAEARSMPESS; via the coding sequence ATGCGCATCACCGCAGCGACCGCTTTCGCGTTGATGGCCGCTTTGCTCAAGGCCGCGAGCGAACGCGGGGTTACGACGCCGGAGATGATCTTTTACCGCAATGGCTGGTCGCTACTGGTCGTTTCGATCTGGCTGAGCCTGGGGCCGGGATGGGCCGCCGTGAAGACCCGCGCGCCGCTGGCGCACCTCACCCGATCCGTGGTCGGGCTCGTATCGATGCTTTTCACCTTCGGCGCATTGGCCTTGTTGCCGCTGGGGGAGGCGACCACGCTCACCTACGCGGCACCGATCATCGCGACCCTGCTCTCGGGCCTGCTCCTCAAGGAAAAGATCGGCATCCGCCGCTGGGCGGCGGTGGCGGTCGGCTTTGCTGGAGTGTTGCTGATCGCTCATCCCGGAAACGGCGCCGCGCCAGTGGGCATCCTGGTGGGTGTCGCTGCAGCCTTTGGGCAGTCGGCGGTAATGATTACCGTTCGGCAGATCAGCCAGACGGAAAATGTCGCGGCGATCGTGTTCTGGTTCAGCGTCTTCACCACCATCGCCGGTGCCGCGATGCTACCTTTCTTTGGGCAGGGCCATGACCGGCTCACCTATCTTCTGCTGGCCCTCTGCGGATTATGTGGCGGCATCGGCCAGCTCACCATGACGGCCTCGCTGCGCTATGCGCCGGTCTCGGTCGTCGTCCCGTTCGATTATCTGCAGATCGTGTGGGGAATCACCATTGGCTGGCTGGTCTTCCTCACGCCCGCGACCCCGCTCGTCTTCGCAGGAGCCGCGCTGATCGCCGGCAGCGGCATCTACACCGCCTACCGGGAGGGCGCCCGCGGCAAGGAGCCAGCCGAAGCCCGCTCAATGCCCGAATCGAGTTAG
- the rnc gene encoding ribonuclease III, with protein MTPDTALAAWIHDALGHQPRDIVLFRRALTHGSQGGPSYQRLEFLGDRVLGLSIATWLYTLFPDDPEGKLSARLNAVVSGEVCAEIGRELNVPAHLILGKQARDDGAQMSDNVVGDAVEALIGALYLEAGLDGASAFVRRIWEGKLDRSAAAPKHPKSALQEWAAARQCRPPVYTLVGQSGPHHAPSFTVQVEVGGKRGGSATAEGTSKQDAETAAASALLEKLA; from the coding sequence ATGACGCCAGACACCGCCCTTGCCGCATGGATCCACGACGCGCTCGGCCATCAGCCGCGCGATATTGTCCTTTTTCGCCGCGCGCTCACCCATGGCAGCCAGGGGGGGCCAAGCTATCAACGGCTCGAATTCCTGGGCGATCGCGTGCTTGGCCTGTCTATCGCCACCTGGCTCTACACGTTGTTCCCGGATGATCCGGAGGGCAAGCTGTCGGCGCGCCTCAATGCGGTCGTCAGCGGCGAGGTTTGCGCCGAGATCGGTCGCGAGCTTAACGTGCCGGCCCATTTGATCCTCGGCAAGCAGGCGCGCGATGACGGCGCGCAAATGAGCGACAATGTTGTCGGCGATGCGGTCGAGGCTCTCATCGGGGCGCTGTATCTGGAGGCCGGGTTGGATGGCGCCTCGGCCTTCGTCCGCCGCATATGGGAGGGCAAGCTCGACCGCAGCGCCGCCGCCCCCAAGCACCCCAAGTCGGCGCTGCAGGAATGGGCGGCCGCACGGCAGTGCCGCCCGCCAGTTTATACGTTGGTCGGCCAGTCCGGCCCACACCACGCGCCATCGTTCACCGTTCAGGTCGAGGTTGGCGGAAAAAGAGGTGGCAGTGCCACCGCCGAAGGCACGTCCAAGCAGGACGCCGAGACGGCAGCCGCATCGGCCCTATTGGAGAAGCTCGCATGA
- a CDS encoding Ku protein gives MAARAYWQGQIRLALVSIPVEIYSATKSGATVAFNQIHEPSGKRIKYEKVAPGIGPVDPEEIVKGFQYEKGKYVLISDEEIEAVKLESKKTLELTQFVDASEIDAIYYDKPYFVVPADDLAEEAFVVLREALRKAKKVGLGQLALRGREYVVSLKPCGRGMVLETLRYADEVNKAASYFRDIAETKPDEDLLDLATSLIDKKTARFHADDYHDRYIDALKELIERKRKGKTIETEEEEPAQSRGSNVVDLMAALKRSLEKPSAANDSGVKTKPAKAPAKASAAKKAAAKDDDAPARKAPARKRA, from the coding sequence ATGGCAGCGCGCGCCTATTGGCAGGGGCAGATCAGGCTCGCCCTGGTATCGATCCCAGTCGAAATTTATTCGGCCACCAAGAGCGGTGCCACAGTTGCCTTCAACCAGATCCACGAGCCGTCGGGCAAGCGCATCAAATATGAGAAGGTCGCGCCGGGGATCGGGCCGGTCGATCCCGAGGAGATCGTCAAAGGCTTCCAATATGAAAAGGGCAAATATGTCCTGATCAGCGATGAGGAGATCGAGGCGGTCAAACTGGAGAGCAAGAAGACGCTCGAGCTCACGCAGTTCGTCGATGCGAGCGAGATCGATGCCATCTATTATGACAAACCCTATTTCGTCGTGCCGGCCGACGATCTCGCCGAGGAGGCGTTCGTCGTGCTGCGCGAGGCGCTGCGTAAGGCGAAGAAGGTTGGGCTCGGCCAACTCGCGTTGCGTGGCCGCGAATATGTGGTCAGCCTCAAGCCCTGCGGTCGCGGCATGGTGCTGGAGACGTTGCGTTACGCGGACGAAGTCAACAAGGCGGCCTCTTATTTCCGCGACATCGCTGAGACCAAGCCGGACGAGGATCTGCTGGATCTTGCCACCAGCCTGATCGACAAGAAGACAGCGCGCTTCCACGCCGACGATTATCACGATCGCTATATCGACGCGCTCAAGGAGCTGATCGAACGAAAGCGCAAGGGCAAGACGATCGAGACCGAAGAAGAGGAGCCCGCCCAGTCGCGCGGGTCCAACGTCGTCGATCTGATGGCGGCGCTGAAGCGCAGCCTAGAAAAGCCCAGCGCCGCCAACGACAGTGGTGTGAAGACCAAACCGGCTAAAGCGCCCGCCAAAGCTTCGGCGGCGAAGAAGGCGGCGGCAAAGGATGACGACGCCCCCGCCAGGAAGGCGCCAGCCCGGAAGCGCGCCTGA